One Anthonomus grandis grandis chromosome 14, icAntGran1.3, whole genome shotgun sequence DNA window includes the following coding sequences:
- the LOC126744793 gene encoding kynurenine/alpha-aminoadipate aminotransferase, mitochondrial-like isoform X1, protein MSRMGFAIDYSEFISVRAGRRRPALTRELTKRQYGAPKESISLAEGMPNEVTFPFQAINILMKDGSSMTLQGSQLHSALQYIPTQGYPPLLKKIKEFTQQIHSPPNWQDREVIMTNGSQEGISKTLEMVVEEGDPVLVQNPLYAGTEIILKPFKPNLIGIEQDELGIIPSKLIKALESCKAYTEEGGGRMPKVIYLNPTGSNPTGVTMSLERRREVYDICCKYNILILEDDAYYFLHFLEEQPVSFLSLDVEGRVIRFDSMSKVLSSGLRLAWLTGPKQLVHNVELHIQSAILHSSTLSQVMLDNLIELWGFNGLLSHFNYVRRYYQARRDFTVASMDKHLKGICEWSVPTGGMFVWIKVRGVADVYDMLMTRGLKKNITFVPGHAFMADPTEACQYIRASFSKASLKQIDKAMQLLGELIREEHLLLRRKLDGLENNILR, encoded by the exons ATGTCTAGAATGGGTTTTGCTATCGATTACAGTGAGTTTATCAGTGTGAGGGCGGGAAGAAGGAGACCGGCTCTAACAAGAGAATTGA cCAAACGTCAATATGGTGCTCCCAAAGAAAGCATCTCTCTCGCCGAGGGCATGCCCAACGAGGTGACCTTCCCTTTCCAAGCGATCAATATTCTCATGAAGGACGGATCATCGATGACTCTCCAAGGATCACAATTACATTCTGCTCTACAATACATTCCTACCCAAGGCTACCCACCACTGTTGAAGAAAATCAAGGAGTTCACTCAGCAGATCCACAGTCCACCCAATTGGCAGGACCGGGAAGTGATTATGACCAACGGCTCTCAGGAAGGCATTAGTAAGACGTTGGAAATGGTCGTGGAGGAAGGAGATCCTGTCTTGGTGCAGAATCCTTTGTATGCCGGTACAGAAATTATT ttGAAACCATTCAAACCTAACCTGATTGGCATCGAACAAGACGAACTGGGCATCATTCCCAGTAAACTAATCAAGGCACTGGAAAGTTGTAAGGCCTACACAGAAGAAGGCGGAGGGAGAATGCCAAAAGTCATCTATTTAAACCCGACAGGGTCAAATCCCACCGGAGTAACAATGTCCCTGGAACGTCGTCGGGAAGTTTACGACATCTGTTGCAAGTACAACATTCTCATCTTGGAGGATGACGCGTATTACTTCTTGCATTTCCTGGAGGAGCAGCCGGTCTCGTTCTTGTCTCTGGATGTGGAGGGTCGAGTGATCAGGTTCGATTCCATGTCCAAGGTGTTGTCTTCAGGATTGAGGTTGGCCTGGTTAACTGGACCTAAGCAGCTCGTGCATAATGTGGAGCTTCACATTCAGAGTGCCATATTACATTCCAGTACTTTGTCACAG GTGATGCTCGACAACCTAATCGAACTATGGGGCTTCAACGGTCTCTTGTCCCACTTCAACTACGTTCGTAGATATTACCAAGCCAGAAGGGACTTTACCGTTGCCTCCATGGACAAACACCTTAAAGGAATCTGCGAGTGGAGCGTACCAACTGGAGGGATGTTCGTCTGGATCAAAGTGCGTGGAGTAGCAGACGTCTACGATATGCTGATGACCAGAGGTTTAAAAAAGAACATAACCTTCGTGCCAGGACATGCTTTCATGGCTGATCCTACTGAGGCTTGCCAGTACATAAGGGCGTCGTTCAGTAAGGCTTCTTTGAAGCAGATTGATAAAGCTATGCAGCTGCTAGGAGAATTGATCAGGGAGGAGCATTTGTTGTTACGCAGGAAATTGGATGGGTTAGAAAATAACATCCTTAGAtag
- the LOC126744793 gene encoding kynurenine/alpha-aminoadipate aminotransferase, mitochondrial-like isoform X2 yields the protein MSKIDYSQFISVRAGRRRPALTRELTKRQYGAPKESISLAEGMPNEVTFPFQAINILMKDGSSMTLQGSQLHSALQYIPTQGYPPLLKKIKEFTQQIHSPPNWQDREVIMTNGSQEGISKTLEMVVEEGDPVLVQNPLYAGTEIILKPFKPNLIGIEQDELGIIPSKLIKALESCKAYTEEGGGRMPKVIYLNPTGSNPTGVTMSLERRREVYDICCKYNILILEDDAYYFLHFLEEQPVSFLSLDVEGRVIRFDSMSKVLSSGLRLAWLTGPKQLVHNVELHIQSAILHSSTLSQVMLDNLIELWGFNGLLSHFNYVRRYYQARRDFTVASMDKHLKGICEWSVPTGGMFVWIKVRGVADVYDMLMTRGLKKNITFVPGHAFMADPTEACQYIRASFSKASLKQIDKAMQLLGELIREEHLLLRRKLDGLENNILR from the exons cCAAACGTCAATATGGTGCTCCCAAAGAAAGCATCTCTCTCGCCGAGGGCATGCCCAACGAGGTGACCTTCCCTTTCCAAGCGATCAATATTCTCATGAAGGACGGATCATCGATGACTCTCCAAGGATCACAATTACATTCTGCTCTACAATACATTCCTACCCAAGGCTACCCACCACTGTTGAAGAAAATCAAGGAGTTCACTCAGCAGATCCACAGTCCACCCAATTGGCAGGACCGGGAAGTGATTATGACCAACGGCTCTCAGGAAGGCATTAGTAAGACGTTGGAAATGGTCGTGGAGGAAGGAGATCCTGTCTTGGTGCAGAATCCTTTGTATGCCGGTACAGAAATTATT ttGAAACCATTCAAACCTAACCTGATTGGCATCGAACAAGACGAACTGGGCATCATTCCCAGTAAACTAATCAAGGCACTGGAAAGTTGTAAGGCCTACACAGAAGAAGGCGGAGGGAGAATGCCAAAAGTCATCTATTTAAACCCGACAGGGTCAAATCCCACCGGAGTAACAATGTCCCTGGAACGTCGTCGGGAAGTTTACGACATCTGTTGCAAGTACAACATTCTCATCTTGGAGGATGACGCGTATTACTTCTTGCATTTCCTGGAGGAGCAGCCGGTCTCGTTCTTGTCTCTGGATGTGGAGGGTCGAGTGATCAGGTTCGATTCCATGTCCAAGGTGTTGTCTTCAGGATTGAGGTTGGCCTGGTTAACTGGACCTAAGCAGCTCGTGCATAATGTGGAGCTTCACATTCAGAGTGCCATATTACATTCCAGTACTTTGTCACAG GTGATGCTCGACAACCTAATCGAACTATGGGGCTTCAACGGTCTCTTGTCCCACTTCAACTACGTTCGTAGATATTACCAAGCCAGAAGGGACTTTACCGTTGCCTCCATGGACAAACACCTTAAAGGAATCTGCGAGTGGAGCGTACCAACTGGAGGGATGTTCGTCTGGATCAAAGTGCGTGGAGTAGCAGACGTCTACGATATGCTGATGACCAGAGGTTTAAAAAAGAACATAACCTTCGTGCCAGGACATGCTTTCATGGCTGATCCTACTGAGGCTTGCCAGTACATAAGGGCGTCGTTCAGTAAGGCTTCTTTGAAGCAGATTGATAAAGCTATGCAGCTGCTAGGAGAATTGATCAGGGAGGAGCATTTGTTGTTACGCAGGAAATTGGATGGGTTAGAAAATAACATCCTTAGAtag